The following coding sequences are from one Streptomyces sp. NBC_01232 window:
- a CDS encoding TetR/AcrR family transcriptional regulator: MPRTPAAKSTEKGTKSSAEIAAAPADTAAATTAAPTPRRRQARGERRISQLLSAAAGVFCRTGYAAASTNAIAREAGVSPGTLYQYFPNKEAIAMELGGQLLQRANEMHGQAFRPENLKRPLPELLDAVLDPVIAFNCENPAFWALMHGTGVPGIAQEHEELHAGLLTRIDAVLRDFCPQAAPHELAHTSNMILGIFKASLDLILAHEGDERAAYIAELKTVLLRYLEPMITATPAH; the protein is encoded by the coding sequence ATGCCGAGGACGCCAGCGGCCAAAAGCACTGAAAAAGGGACCAAAAGCTCCGCCGAAATCGCCGCGGCCCCCGCCGACACGGCCGCCGCGACCACGGCCGCCCCCACCCCGCGCCGCCGCCAGGCCCGCGGCGAGCGCCGCATCTCCCAGCTGCTCTCCGCCGCCGCCGGGGTGTTCTGCCGTACCGGCTACGCCGCGGCCAGCACCAACGCCATCGCCCGCGAGGCAGGCGTGTCGCCGGGCACCCTCTACCAGTACTTCCCGAACAAAGAGGCCATCGCGATGGAGCTCGGCGGCCAGCTGCTCCAGCGCGCGAACGAGATGCACGGGCAGGCCTTCCGCCCCGAGAACCTCAAACGCCCGCTGCCCGAGCTGCTCGACGCCGTTCTCGACCCGGTCATCGCCTTCAACTGCGAGAACCCGGCCTTCTGGGCCCTCATGCACGGCACCGGCGTCCCCGGCATCGCCCAGGAGCACGAGGAACTGCACGCCGGCCTGCTCACGCGGATCGACGCCGTCCTGCGCGACTTCTGCCCGCAGGCCGCGCCCCACGAGCTCGCGCACACCTCGAACATGATCCTGGGCATCTTCAAGGCGTCCCTGGACCTGATCCTGGCCCACGAGGGCGACGAGCGCGCCGCCTACATCGCCGAGCTCAAGACCGTCCTGCTGCGCTACCTGGAGCCGATGATCACCGCGACTCCCGCCCACTGA